One Vigna unguiculata cultivar IT97K-499-35 chromosome 7, ASM411807v1, whole genome shotgun sequence genomic region harbors:
- the LOC114192447 gene encoding transcription factor MYB82-like, whose protein sequence is MKRKGAYENQEAVNRGPWSAEEDQILINYVHLHGEGKWGQISRRTGLKRGGKSCRLRWLNYLKPDIKRGNISSDEEDLIIRLHSLLGNRWSLIAGRLPGRTDNEIKNYWNTYLRKKVEEKHNDNNINIPVELRMESPNSFGMAIHPAKSSEPVMCTEIMMATEAVNDSVNPKSLISTNYIENPFASVPGDHHAEGLGKQFDLTELLMPQENCDLSGYGCVGISPHFGEHSCRVNDAICETWYDDWKNEDYFPLEYDMDFPLF, encoded by the exons ATGAAAAGAAAGGGAGCTTATGAGAACCAAGAAGCTGTGAACAGAGGTCCTTGGTCTGCTGAGGAAGACCAAATTCTTATCAACTACGTTCATCTCCATGGAGAAGGAAAATGGGGGCAGATTTCCAGAAGAACTG GTTTAAAACGAGGGGGGAAGAGTTGCAGACTTCGATGGTTGAATTATCTGAAGCCAGATATCAAGAGAGGAAACATTTCTTCGGATGAAGAAGATCTCATTATCAGACTACATAGCCTATTAGGGAACAG ATGGTCTCTTATTGCGGGAAGATTGCCTGGGCGAACAGACAATGAAATCAAGAACTATTGGAATACTTATTTGAGAAAGAAAGTAGAGGAGAAACACAATGATAACAACATCAACATTCCTGTGGAATTGAGAATGGAATCTCCAAACTCCTTTGGTATGGCGATTCATCCTGCGAAATCTTCTGAACCAGTAATGTGTACAGAGATTATGATGGCAACTGAAGCAGTGAATGATTCAGTGAACCCAAAGAGTTTGATTTCAACAAATTATATTGAAAACCCATTTGCATCTGTCCCAGGGGATCATCATGCAGAAGGTTTGGGGAAACAGTTTGATTTAACTGAACTGTTAATGCCCCAGGAGAATTGTGATTTGAGTGGATATGGTTGTGTTGGAATATCCCCACATTTTGGAGAACACTCCTGCAGGGTTAATGATGCCATATGTGAAACATGGTACGATGATTGGAAGAATGAAGACTATTTTCCGCTGGAATATGATATggattttcctttattttaa